A genomic window from Sphingobacterium spiritivorum includes:
- a CDS encoding oxygenase MpaB family protein translates to MQKTPQRYRVNTSSFQHYWTKGAGIALLHKLGYTPALEKADQYIPLLFQTDESCDYLVKQLHKHEGFKNGNEEVLRFLKEGQHYSGTYAPVLKSFFDSFKRRPDWVNEDLLNVGTELSRRPGISALIVLRDYCLMGGYESSAINKPLIYTGALKKGAVKRLTDTVTFWVNITRAGAFDADGEGFQNVILTRIIHSFSRVNILRSTDWNADKWGQPVNTWDLLATNLGFSLVFIVGLRRMGYAPTAHEVKGLFHFWKYVGYLIGIPTNLLPDTEEQAIEALYYWTMTQADGDEDSKALAMALKEEPVKAFFPPSRTGRMMMKEIHLYYNNFLLGNYSCRLLGLRNTVFGKIAYLNILKNEREEKKIYLPGYREQMIRKGGEEQDKVKQIYLKYNNG, encoded by the coding sequence ATGCAGAAAACCCCGCAGCGATATCGTGTAAATACATCTTCCTTTCAACATTATTGGACAAAGGGGGCCGGAATTGCGCTGTTACATAAATTGGGATACACTCCGGCGCTGGAAAAGGCTGATCAATATATCCCCCTACTCTTCCAAACGGATGAAAGCTGTGATTACCTTGTCAAACAGCTCCATAAGCATGAAGGCTTTAAAAATGGGAATGAAGAGGTGCTTCGTTTTTTGAAAGAAGGACAGCATTATTCCGGCACATATGCTCCCGTTTTGAAATCATTTTTTGATTCCTTTAAACGACGCCCGGATTGGGTCAATGAAGATTTACTCAACGTTGGGACCGAACTCAGCAGGCGTCCCGGGATCAGTGCGCTTATTGTCCTCCGGGATTATTGCCTTATGGGTGGTTATGAATCTTCAGCTATTAACAAACCGCTTATTTATACAGGTGCACTCAAAAAAGGGGCTGTAAAGCGATTGACAGATACGGTGACTTTCTGGGTCAATATTACCAGAGCAGGTGCTTTTGATGCTGACGGGGAAGGTTTTCAAAATGTTATCCTGACCCGTATTATTCACTCTTTCTCCAGAGTCAATATTCTGCGTTCTACCGATTGGAATGCAGACAAGTGGGGACAGCCTGTCAACACATGGGATTTATTAGCTACCAATTTGGGATTTTCGCTGGTCTTTATCGTTGGCTTACGCCGAATGGGATATGCTCCGACAGCACATGAAGTGAAGGGATTATTTCACTTCTGGAAGTATGTTGGTTACCTTATAGGTATTCCGACAAATCTTTTGCCGGATACTGAAGAACAAGCTATAGAAGCACTTTATTATTGGACTATGACACAGGCAGACGGAGATGAAGATTCAAAAGCACTTGCCATGGCACTGAAGGAAGAACCCGTAAAAGCTTTCTTTCCTCCCTCCCGTACAGGACGTATGATGATGAAAGAAATACATCTTTACTACAATAACTTCTTACTCGGAAATTACTCCTGCAGACTTCTGGGTCTGCGCAACACGGTATTCGGTAAGATCGCATATCTTAATATCCTGAAAAACGAAAGAGAAGAAAAGAAGATATACTTACCCGGCTACAGAGAGCAAATGATCCGCAAAGGAGGTGAAGAACAGGATAAGGTAAAACAAATCTATCTTAAATATAACAACGGGTAG
- a CDS encoding helix-turn-helix domain-containing protein → MEVIQKNKNADGENFATAHQFKNNSVDVCEVCGSVKHTVFQNFLSIVPLEMIKSCQRNTPFHSTRKGFYSMILITKGRAKETIGYQTYTFEAGTLYFIPENTLHKIQHWSADIEGYHCSFDSEYFLLCLKNQIKLMEYPFFIPDNDPFVCLEEKEMAQLIPLFDKLKQEYTNRQNYNDDLLTRLYLNALLLEVGRMYIQLSAETITHSRQEQLVSKFKRLVHAHFLTCRQVSDYADLLFVHPHYLNDMVRAITGQSASNFIYQHLLAEAKSHLVQSDDTIAQIATRLRFSDQSYFGRFFRKHTGMTPAQFRQQYTQAI, encoded by the coding sequence ATGGAGGTAATACAAAAAAATAAAAATGCTGATGGGGAGAACTTTGCTACAGCACATCAATTTAAAAATAACAGTGTAGATGTATGCGAAGTTTGCGGATCAGTAAAACATACAGTCTTTCAAAATTTTCTTTCCATTGTACCGTTGGAAATGATCAAATCCTGTCAGCGGAATACTCCATTTCACAGTACAAGAAAAGGTTTTTACAGCATGATCTTAATTACAAAAGGGAGAGCTAAAGAAACTATCGGATATCAGACCTATACTTTTGAAGCAGGGACCTTATATTTTATCCCCGAAAATACCTTACATAAAATACAGCACTGGTCTGCGGATATTGAAGGATATCATTGTAGTTTTGATTCGGAATACTTTTTATTGTGCCTGAAAAACCAGATTAAACTGATGGAATATCCCTTTTTTATTCCCGATAATGATCCTTTTGTCTGTCTTGAAGAGAAAGAAATGGCGCAACTTATACCTCTGTTTGATAAGCTGAAACAGGAGTACACAAACCGGCAAAATTATAACGATGATCTGCTTACGAGGCTTTATCTCAATGCGCTCTTGCTGGAGGTCGGACGTATGTATATTCAACTATCTGCTGAAACAATCACGCATTCTAGGCAGGAGCAGCTGGTAAGTAAATTCAAACGGCTTGTGCATGCTCATTTCCTGACTTGCAGACAGGTGTCCGATTATGCAGATCTGCTTTTTGTACACCCGCATTATCTCAATGATATGGTGAGAGCGATCACCGGGCAATCCGCAAGTAATTTTATCTATCAGCATTTGCTGGCCGAAGCCAAATCACATCTGGTACAATCCGATGATACTATCGCACAGATCGCTACCCGTCTCCGGTTTTCAGATCAGTCTTATTTCGGTCGTTTTTTCAGAAAGCATACCGGAATGACACCTGCACAGTTTCGGCAGCAGTATACACAGGCAATCTAA
- a CDS encoding YgjP-like metallopeptidase domain-containing protein, with product MKIEIDGIWYEWVPSVRDTFKVLEQDGTFVRLQVPAYADEAFVKSYIRTHRAVLLKDLKSNATDTIEPIEIFGIPHFVHHQENCTQPYIKGFRIYLNTNDRQWNDRSINSLKKTLLLQLIIQLVGHWEEQLDLLAGEIVIRKLRSNWYNTDKQNCNLTFDTALTDQPADYITYIVIRALLSLQINSKKEQEHQLDHLLQGWQEKEEALAYERTKFRDKDYDQQ from the coding sequence ATGAAAATCGAAATCGATGGAATCTGGTATGAGTGGGTGCCTTCTGTCCGTGATACCTTTAAGGTACTGGAGCAGGATGGTACATTTGTACGCCTGCAGGTACCAGCCTACGCCGATGAAGCATTCGTAAAAAGCTATATCAGGACACATCGAGCGGTACTTTTGAAAGATCTGAAATCCAATGCTACAGACACTATTGAGCCTATAGAAATATTTGGTATCCCTCATTTTGTACATCATCAGGAAAATTGTACACAACCTTATATCAAAGGATTTCGCATTTATCTCAACACCAATGACAGGCAATGGAATGACCGGTCAATCAACAGCTTAAAGAAGACCCTTTTACTTCAATTGATTATACAATTAGTCGGGCATTGGGAAGAACAACTTGATTTATTAGCCGGCGAAATTGTGATACGTAAGTTACGCAGCAACTGGTATAATACGGATAAACAGAACTGTAACCTGACTTTTGATACAGCACTGACAGATCAGCCGGCAGATTATATTACGTATATTGTGATCAGAGCATTATTGTCACTGCAGATAAACTCTAAAAAAGAGCAGGAACATCAATTGGATCATCTGCTGCAGGGATGGCAGGAAAAAGAAGAAGCATTAGCATATGAGCGGACAAAATTTAGAGATAAAGATTACGATCAGCAATAA